The Couchioplanes caeruleus nucleotide sequence ACACGTCGTAGTCGCGTACGCGGTAGATCGTGGGATCACGGAGCGGCGCCCGGCGGACGACCTCCACCTGCGAGCCCGCGGTGAAGCCGAGATCCTCCAGGCGGCGTACGACCGCGGCCGGCGCGTCGGCCGCGGTGCCGGTCACCAGCACCACGCTGCCCGGCGGGAACTCCGCGAGGGGCGCGGTCCGCCCGTCCGGCGGCGCGGAGAGCAGGCCGGCGGGCGCGGCCGTGGGCGTCACTCGAGTCACCCGCCAACTGTAGAGGTAAGGCTTGCTTAACCGGCTCCGCTGGAATCCCTGCAAATAGTTGACCTTCGGCCCTGCCACCGGCGGCGATAGAGTGGCGGATGCATGCCACTGGTGGAGGGAACGCTGGTGTCTCAGTCCACCGGACTGCCGACGGATCCGGACGTCGACCTGCACGTCGCCACGCAGCGGCGGCAGTCGTCATCGCCCGTGCTCGGCGCCGTCGCGGTCGGCGGCGCGCTGGGGGCGCTCGCCCGCTACGGCCTGGCCACCGCGTGGCCGCACCCGCCGGGCGGCTTCCCGTGGGCGACCTTCGTGACGAATGTCTCCGGCTGTCTGCTCATCGGCATCCTCATGGTGCTCATCACCGAGGTGTGGTCGGCGCACCGGCTGATCCGCCCGTTCCTCGGCGTCGGCGTGCTGGGCGGTTACACCACCTTCTCCACGTACACCGGTGAGGTGCAGCAGCTGGTCGCCGCCGGCGCCGCCCGTACCGGACTGCTCTACCTGGCCGGCACGGTCTTCGCCGCGCTCGCGGCGGTGTACGCCGGCGTCTCGATGACCCGCCTGGCGACCCGCCGGAGGGGTGCCTCATGAGGATCGAGGAGCCCGCGGCACGGCTGACCGTCTTCATCGGCGAGGACGACACCTGGCACCACCGGCCGCTGTACCACGAGATCGTGCACCGGGCGCACGCCGCCGGGCTGGCCGGCGCGTCCGTGCTGCGCGGCATCGAGGGGTACGGCGCGTCCTCGCGGATCCACACCACCCGGCTGCTGTCGCTGTCCGAGGACCTGCCCGTCGCCGTGATCATCGTGGACCGCGAGGACCGGATCCGGGCCTTCCTGCCGCAGCTCGGCGAGCTGGTCGGCGAGGGCCTCGTGATCCTCGACCCGGTCGAGGTGATCCGGTACGTGGGCCGTACCGCGCCGGGTGACCCGTGACGGCGCTGCTGGTCATGCTGGGCGCCGCGATCGGGGCGCCGCTGCGCTACCTCGCCGACCGGGCGGTGCAGGCGCGTCACGACTCGGTGTTCCCGTGGGGCACGTTCACCGTCAACGTCACCGGCTCCTTCATCCTCGGGGTGCTGCTGCACGGGGTCGCGGTGCACGCCGTGCCGGGCAGCGTCAACGCGCTGCTGGGTACGGGACTGTGCGGGGCGCTGACGACGTACTCCACGTTCGGGTTCGAGACCGTGCGGCTGCTGGAGCAGCGGGTCCGGGCGTACGCGGTCCTCAACGTGGTCGCGAGCGTGGTCGCGGGCCTCGGCGCGGCATTCTGCGGCATCGCCCTCGCCGAGGCGGTCTGGGGCTGACCCGCACGGCGCCACCGCCCCGGCCGGCGCCATCACCGGCGCAGGTGGTCACTCCGTCGCCAGGGTGGCGGGGCGGCCCGGCAGCCCGGCCAGCCAGATCGCCAGGACGGTGACCAGCGTGGCGTAGACGTACGGGCGGTCGCCGCCGGTCACGAGCAGCGTGTACCACCAGGGTGCGACCGGCTCGTCGGTGAGCGGCGTCGCGTGCGGCGCCGCGATGAGCAGTCCCGCCATCGGCAGGACCGCGAAGCTGACGATGACGCCTGCCGCCGCCGTGAGCTGGGGGAGGCCCCGGCGGCGGGCGGCGCGGCGGTGCAGGCGGCAGGCGGCGAGCCAGGCCGCGAGCGTCGCCGGGGCCCCCGCCGCCAGGACGGGCAGCGTGTGCAGGTGCTGGTACGTGGCCGGGCGCACCAGGTACGAGGCCGTCGCCTGGTTGCGGTACCGCCCCGTCGAGACGTCGAGGGTCAGGTGGTCGCGGTGGGCGGTGAACCTCCACAGCGAGTCGTGGGCGAGGTCGACGCCGACCACGTCCGGGGTCATCTCGTCGTGGACGTCGGTGTCGACGGTCCAGCCCCGCGCCCGGAGCCGGTCGCGGGCGGTGCGGAGGTCGGCCTCGAAGTCGCGCTCCAGCGGCACCGCGCTCACCTCGAAGGTCGTGGCGCCCGCCAGCGTGTTGTCGTCCACGTCGCTGTCGAAGACCGGGGCTGCGGGCGTACCCGTGACGGTCCGGCCGGGAAACACCGTGCCGGCCAGCTCCCGGGCCTGCGCCGCGGACATCATCGGCGGCGGTGGGGTCCAGGTGAGGCGGCCCGCGGCGGCCCCGGCGAACATTCCGGCCGTGACGGCGAGCAGGGCGATGGGTACGGCGGTGCCCGATCCCTTCTGGGGCCTGATCGCCCAGCCGCCGCCGGCCCACGGGCCCCTGCGGGCGGCCAGGTGCAGCGACGGCAGGGTCAACGCGGCGATCGCCAGGTACCGCAGCCGGGACGCGCGGCCGTGCCGGGCCAGCTCGGCGAGGTCGCCGCGCCATTCCGCACGCTGACGGTCGCGGAAGCCGGCGGGCAGCATCCGGGCGAGGAGGGCGATCGCGACCCGTTCGAGCAGCGGCGTCACCACGCCAGCTCCCCGCCCGCCGTACCGGGGCGCCGCTTGCGGGCGGCCTCGGCGAGCGCCGTACGCCCGGCCTCGACGCCCTCGGCGGTGAGCCGGTAGTAACGGCGCCGGGGCCGGCCGGCGGCGGAGGCGTCGACGTCCTCGACGCGGCTCTCCAGCCATCCGGCGTTCTCGAACGCGACCAGGATCGGGTAGACGCTGCCCGGCTCGAGCCCGGCCTGCAGGGCGAGGTCGAGGCCGTACCGCTCGGTGGTGGGATCGGCCAGCAGCGCCCGCAGCAGCAGGAGCCGCGGGATCGTCATCCGGTGCACACCCATGGTCTTATTCTATATAGGGTGCGCAAGGCCCCTAGGATCCCCGTCGTGACGCTGAGGTATCTGGGCTCCGTGCCCGACGACGAATGGCGGGCGCTGCTCCGCGAGCACCTGGACCGTGCGGACTCGTTCCGGGTGCACGTGCCGGACGGTGCGGGTCAGCTGAGCCACGGACGCGCCGACTTCCTGGCGCTGCCGGGGGTCGAGGTGCGGTCGTGGAGCGGGATGCGCGATGCCGTCGAGATCACCGGTCCGCTCACCCCGGCCGTCCGGGAGATGTTCCTGCGGATGGAGCCGTCGCTCGAGTCGTTCGATCCGGAACACAAGCTCTGGGACTACGAGCTCGTACGCGACGGCACCGTGATCCTGTCGATCGGCGACTACCACGATCTGCAGATCGCATCGGACTGAGCGACGCCGGGCCGTCGGGCCCTGCGGACCGGGACCTCGGCCCTGACGTGCGGCACCGCCGCGCCACCAGACTGGGGGCAGCAACGACGCCTGAGGAGCCCGGCATGTGTGTCATCGACCCGTCGCGTCCCTGCGGGAGCTGCCTCGCGGCGGGACCACAGGAGTGCCCGTACCTGTATCTGCTCGACGCGGACGAGCTCGCCGCCGTTCAGGCCGGCGCCAGTACCCTCAGCAGCAGCCGTGCGGCCTCGCCGCCGTCCGCCAGGGCGGTCTCGACGGCGCGCGGGACGTCGAGGTCGTCGAGCAGCGCCGTGACGACCGCGGTCGCGGTTCCGGCAGCGCCGCCGGGACGCCCGGCCGCCGCGTAGAGGTCCTCCAGCCGGGAGGCCGCCCGGTCGAGGTCGCCGGGACGGTACTCCCACTGCGCGTGCCACGGCCGGTCGAGGACGAGCATCCGTACCGTCGCGGGGGAGTGGTCGCGCAGGAGGTCGGCGACCAGGGTGAGGTTGCCCGTGCTCTTCGCCATCTTCGCGCCGCCCTGGTGGACCGCGCCGACGTGCAGGCGGGCCCGGGCGAACGGCGCCACCGACGTCACCGCCTCGACCATCGCCGCCTGGTAGGCGTGGTGCGGGAACGCCAGGTCCGCGCCGCCGGCCAGCACGTCCACGCTCGCCCCGAGCACCGACAGCGCCATCGCCGCGCACTCGGCGTGCCAGCCCGGCCGTCCCGGGCCCCACGGACCCGGCCAGGCCGGCTCGCCCTGCGCCGACGGGCGCCACACCGCCACGTCGAACGGGTCGTCGCGGTCCGGGTCGTGCGGGTCGTCGCCGAACTCGGCGCTGCGCGCCAGCGCCACCTCGCGGGGCAGCCCGGAATCAGCCGCGACCTGCGCGCCGCGG carries:
- a CDS encoding FeoA family protein gives rise to the protein MTRVTPTAAPAGLLSAPPDGRTAPLAEFPPGSVVLVTGTAADAPAAVVRRLEDLGFTAGSQVEVVRRAPLRDPTIYRVRDYDVCLRRAQAAYLLARELDG
- a CDS encoding fluoride efflux transporter FluC; protein product: MSQSTGLPTDPDVDLHVATQRRQSSSPVLGAVAVGGALGALARYGLATAWPHPPGGFPWATFVTNVSGCLLIGILMVLITEVWSAHRLIRPFLGVGVLGGYTTFSTYTGEVQQLVAAGAARTGLLYLAGTVFAALAAVYAGVSMTRLATRRRGAS
- a CDS encoding DUF190 domain-containing protein, which codes for MRIEEPAARLTVFIGEDDTWHHRPLYHEIVHRAHAAGLAGASVLRGIEGYGASSRIHTTRLLSLSEDLPVAVIIVDREDRIRAFLPQLGELVGEGLVILDPVEVIRYVGRTAPGDP
- the crcB gene encoding fluoride efflux transporter CrcB; the encoded protein is MTALLVMLGAAIGAPLRYLADRAVQARHDSVFPWGTFTVNVTGSFILGVLLHGVAVHAVPGSVNALLGTGLCGALTTYSTFGFETVRLLEQRVRAYAVLNVVASVVAGLGAAFCGIALAEAVWG
- a CDS encoding PadR family transcriptional regulator — its product is MGVHRMTIPRLLLLRALLADPTTERYGLDLALQAGLEPGSVYPILVAFENAGWLESRVEDVDASAAGRPRRRYYRLTAEGVEAGRTALAEAARKRRPGTAGGELAW
- a CDS encoding cysteine--1-D-myo-inosityl 2-amino-2-deoxy-alpha-D-glucopyranoside ligase (mycothiol biosynthesis; catalyzes the ligation of cysteine to a mycothiol precursor), with amino-acid sequence MTSPSAASAESAPARRTDLAGPGAALRLSGARLPVVGTARLYTCGITPYDVTHLGHASTFVWSDLLASVWRLCGVETVGCRNVTDVDDVLTRAAGARGSDFAQFALQQEYAFDKDMTALRVRRPAHEPRARHHIRTVQQLAEALLAADRAYVRNGFVFFRGAQVAADSGLPREVALARSAEFGDDPHDPDRDDPFDVAVWRPSAQGEPAWPGPWGPGRPGWHAECAAMALSVLGASVDVLAGGADLAFPHHAYQAAMVEAVTSVAPFARARLHVGAVHQGGAKMAKSTGNLTLVADLLRDHSPATVRMLVLDRPWHAQWEYRPGDLDRAASRLEDLYAAAGRPGGAAGTATAVVTALLDDLDVPRAVETALADGGEAARLLLRVLAPA